A section of the Streptococcus oriscaviae genome encodes:
- the ccrZ gene encoding cell cycle regulator CcrZ, translating to MQFDTSNLQLQSIAGNSGKAFKGLRSDGTPVFVKYEMPPIVPALAREQITPPVLANNNEVGVGQRIEQEWLNGRTLTRQDMSSKQVRQILMRMHFSRILLNQALQLNYTYLEPQDLVYRWQKEAPTRLGQNGYLQSVCQDLLSNLPSFRQEVATFVHGDLHHKNWVETTSGLVYLTDWETACLTDRMMDVAYLLTHYIPRPMWEDWLKEYGYKYNRTVLNKIYWYGQLGYLNQITKHIESYDVEAANKEIYALRQFRQSFYKEV from the coding sequence ATGCAGTTTGATACGAGTAACTTGCAGTTGCAATCAATTGCAGGAAATAGCGGTAAAGCATTTAAGGGCCTACGGTCAGACGGAACGCCTGTTTTTGTCAAGTACGAAATGCCTCCTATTGTGCCTGCCTTGGCAAGAGAGCAGATTACTCCGCCTGTTTTAGCAAATAACAATGAAGTGGGTGTGGGTCAACGCATCGAGCAAGAGTGGTTGAATGGTCGCACCTTGACGCGGCAAGATATGTCGAGTAAGCAGGTGCGTCAGATTTTGATGCGGATGCATTTTTCACGCATCTTGCTTAATCAGGCCTTGCAATTGAACTACACTTATCTTGAGCCGCAGGATTTGGTGTATCGTTGGCAAAAAGAGGCTCCGACTCGTTTGGGGCAAAATGGCTATTTGCAGTCTGTTTGTCAGGATTTGTTGTCCAATCTGCCATCTTTTCGTCAGGAAGTGGCGACCTTTGTTCATGGGGATCTGCATCATAAGAACTGGGTGGAAACAACTAGTGGTTTGGTCTATCTGACAGACTGGGAAACAGCTTGTTTGACTGATCGAATGATGGATGTGGCCTACCTTTTGACCCATTATATTCCACGTCCGATGTGGGAGGATTGGCTCAAGGAATATGGCTACAAGTACAACCGTACCGTCCTCAACAAGATTTACTGGTATGGTCAACTTGGCTACTTGAACCAAATTACCAAGCACATTGAAAGCTACGATGTGGAAGCAGCCAATAAAGAAATTTATGCTCTGCGTCAGTTTCGTCAGAGTTTTTACAAGGAAGTATGA
- a CDS encoding YlxQ-related RNA-binding protein: MQLLGLAQRAGRLISGEELVVEAIQKGQARLVFLAEDAAANLSKKVTDKSQTYQVEVVTAFSTLELSAAVGKARKVLAVTDAGFTKKMRSIME, encoded by the coding sequence ATGCAGTTGCTGGGCTTGGCCCAACGGGCTGGTCGCCTGATTTCAGGTGAAGAGCTTGTTGTAGAAGCCATTCAGAAAGGACAAGCGCGTCTGGTCTTTTTAGCTGAGGATGCAGCTGCCAATTTAAGCAAAAAAGTAACTGACAAAAGTCAAACCTATCAAGTAGAAGTTGTAACCGCGTTTTCAACGCTGGAATTAAGCGCCGCAGTTGGAAAGGCCAGAAAGGTCTTGGCTGTAACGGACGCTGGATTTACAAAGAAGATGAGGTCTATTATGGAATAG
- the nusA gene encoding transcription termination factor NusA has protein sequence MSKEMLEAFRILEEDMGINKEDIIEAVTESLRSAYKRRYGQAESVVIEFDEKKGDFHVFTVREVVDEVFDSRLEISLKDALAISSAYELGDRIKFPESPAEFGRVAAQSAKQTIMEKMRKQKRAITYNTYKQHESEIMSGTVERFDNRFIYVNLGTIEAQLSKQDQIPGEVFQSHDRIEVYVYKVEDNGRGVNVFVSRSHPEMIKRLMEQEIPEVYDGTVEIMSVAREAGDRTKVAVRSHNPNVDAIGTIVGRGGANIKKITSKFHPARYDVKSDRMIPTEENIDVIEWVPDAAEFIYNALAPAEVDQVIFDTEDGKHATVVVPDDKLSLAIGRRGQNVRLAAHLTGFRIDIKSATEYEAMEEQFDFAQDDVAEEILTEEE, from the coding sequence ATGAGTAAAGAAATGCTAGAAGCCTTCCGCATCCTAGAGGAAGACATGGGTATCAACAAAGAAGACATCATTGAGGCAGTAACAGAGTCACTTCGCTCCGCCTATAAGCGTCGCTATGGTCAGGCAGAGTCTGTTGTCATCGAATTTGATGAGAAAAAAGGAGACTTCCATGTTTTCACTGTGCGTGAGGTCGTTGATGAAGTCTTTGATAGCCGTTTGGAAATCAGTCTGAAAGACGCTTTGGCCATCTCTTCTGCCTATGAATTGGGTGACCGCATCAAGTTTCCAGAATCACCTGCTGAGTTTGGTCGCGTAGCAGCCCAGTCTGCAAAACAGACCATTATGGAAAAGATGCGCAAACAAAAGCGTGCGATTACTTACAATACCTACAAGCAGCACGAAAGTGAAATCATGTCAGGTACCGTTGAGCGCTTTGACAATCGCTTTATCTATGTGAATCTTGGCACGATCGAGGCTCAGTTGTCCAAACAAGACCAGATTCCTGGAGAGGTTTTCCAGTCCCATGATCGCATTGAGGTTTATGTTTACAAGGTAGAAGACAACGGCCGTGGAGTCAACGTCTTTGTTAGCCGCAGTCATCCAGAGATGATCAAACGCTTGATGGAGCAAGAAATTCCAGAAGTGTACGATGGAACGGTTGAGATTATGAGCGTGGCTCGTGAAGCTGGCGATCGCACCAAGGTTGCGGTTCGTAGCCACAATCCAAACGTAGATGCTATCGGAACCATTGTCGGTCGTGGCGGAGCTAATATCAAGAAAATCACCAGTAAGTTCCACCCAGCACGTTACGATGTTAAGAGCGATCGCATGATTCCAACTGAGGAAAACATCGATGTTATTGAGTGGGTTCCAGATGCAGCGGAATTTATTTACAATGCTCTTGCACCGGCAGAAGTTGACCAGGTTATCTTCGACACAGAGGATGGCAAGCATGCAACGGTTGTTGTTCCAGATGACAAACTATCTCTTGCTATCGGCCGTCGTGGACAAAACGTACGCTTGGCAGCTCATTTGACAGGCTTCCGCATCGATATTAAGTCTGCAACAGAGTATGAGGCAATGGAAGAACAATTTGACTTTGCACAGGATGATGTAGCAGAAGAAATCCTCACCGAAGAAGAGTAA
- the rnpM gene encoding RNase P modulator RnpM — protein MAKARKIPLRKSVVSGEIIDKRDLLRIVKNKEGQVFIDPTGKANGRGAYIKLNNEEAAMAKKKQVFNRSFSMEVVPEFYDELIAYVDHKVKRRELGLD, from the coding sequence ATGGCAAAGGCTAGAAAAATACCTTTACGCAAGTCAGTGGTTTCTGGAGAAATCATTGACAAACGAGACCTGCTCCGTATTGTGAAAAACAAGGAAGGGCAAGTGTTCATTGATCCAACAGGCAAGGCCAATGGTCGCGGAGCCTATATCAAACTCAACAATGAAGAAGCAGCCATGGCTAAGAAAAAGCAGGTTTTTAACCGCTCATTCAGTATGGAAGTGGTGCCCGAATTTTATGACGAATTGATTGCTTATGTCGACCATAAGGTTAAGAGGAGAGAACTTGGACTCGACTAA
- the rbfA gene encoding 30S ribosome-binding factor RbfA: MANHFRTDRVGMEIKREVNEILQKKVRDPRVQGVTITDVQMVGDLSVAKVYYTIMSNLASDNQKAQTGLEKATGTIKRELGRKLTLYKIPDLVFEKDQSIEYGNKIDQMLRDLNKD, translated from the coding sequence ATGGCAAATCATTTCCGAACAGACAGGGTTGGCATGGAAATCAAACGCGAAGTCAATGAGATTTTGCAGAAAAAAGTCCGCGATCCGAGGGTTCAAGGAGTAACCATCACTGATGTGCAGATGGTGGGTGATCTGTCTGTAGCCAAAGTCTACTACACTATTATGAGTAACCTAGCTTCAGATAATCAAAAGGCTCAAACAGGTCTTGAAAAAGCTACTGGAACCATCAAGAGAGAACTAGGTCGCAAATTAACTCTTTACAAGATTCCTGACTTGGTCTTTGAAAAAGACCAATCCATCGAGTATGGCAACAAGATTGACCAGATGCTTCGGGACTTAAATAAAGACTAA
- the rimP gene encoding ribosome maturation factor RimP has product MATIVDVVTEAIAPSIQAPFELVDVEYGKMGGDYVLSIFVDKEGGITLQDTADLSELISPILDGIKPDPFPDQYMLEVTSPGLERPLKTADAVKKAVGQYIHVKLYQAIDKVKVFEGTLLSFENDELVLEYLDKTRKKEVTIPYQTVAKARLAVKI; this is encoded by the coding sequence ATGGCTACAATCGTTGATGTGGTTACTGAAGCCATTGCTCCATCTATTCAGGCTCCCTTTGAGCTGGTGGATGTAGAGTACGGTAAGATGGGCGGTGACTATGTACTCTCCATTTTTGTGGATAAGGAAGGAGGAATCACCTTACAGGACACGGCTGACCTGTCTGAACTCATCAGCCCAATCTTGGATGGAATCAAGCCGGACCCCTTCCCCGATCAATATATGCTTGAGGTGACCAGTCCAGGATTGGAACGACCGCTCAAAACAGCAGACGCTGTAAAGAAGGCGGTTGGTCAATACATCCATGTAAAACTCTATCAGGCCATTGACAAAGTTAAGGTCTTTGAAGGAACCTTGCTGTCTTTTGAGAATGATGAGTTGGTTTTGGAATATCTGGACAAGACCCGTAAGAAAGAAGTAACCATTCCCTATCAGACGGTGGCAAAAGCCCGTCTGGCTGTAAAAATCTAA
- a CDS encoding HIT family protein, which translates to MSDCIFCKIIAGEIPASKVYEDEQVLAFLDITQVTKGHTLVVPKNHYRNLLEMDGSAAATLFETVPKIARQLKDKLAAKGLNIIANNEPVAGQTVFHTHVHLLPRFDDTDGLTLGFTTNQPDFPALAQLAQDLYLGE; encoded by the coding sequence ATGTCAGATTGTATCTTTTGTAAGATTATCGCTGGAGAAATTCCAGCTTCCAAGGTTTATGAGGACGAACAAGTCCTAGCCTTCTTAGATATTACCCAGGTAACGAAGGGGCACACCTTGGTCGTTCCAAAAAATCACTACCGCAACCTCCTCGAAATGGATGGCTCTGCAGCTGCGACCCTCTTTGAGACAGTTCCTAAAATCGCCCGCCAACTCAAGGACAAACTGGCCGCCAAGGGTCTAAACATCATCGCAAATAATGAACCCGTAGCTGGCCAAACTGTCTTCCACACCCATGTCCATCTTCTCCCACGCTTTGACGATACTGACGGTTTGACCCTCGGTTTTACAACCAATCAACCGGACTTCCCTGCTTTGGCTCAACTGGCACAAGACCTCTATCTAGGAGAATAA
- a CDS encoding ABC transporter ATP-binding protein/permease, which yields MAQQEERISRQKRKALLARLKERIKPKMGLVVLSAVLAWAQFLMRIISFYLIARGFATYLAGGKLDIVGLLALLLGLNAFGFGIALLAKNLQGLASQYARDSLKQSFFEALLAQDGQFESQATAADVFTIASQGIDSLDTYYSYYMASALRTYFNCTTVLLLVFFIFPMGGFIFILALPLIPISIIAMQKRSKKIMNRYWASYMDVGNLFLDDLKGLNTLYSYQADGLYEQSFNRQAEDFRDATMELLSFQLQAVGYMDAVMYLGIGVSGFVAVQELAAGNLSPFSMLFFVLIATEFFAPIREQGYGMHLVMMNTKMADRIFGFLDKMMKTDEEANQELPAFSKMELADVTFSYGEKQVLDGISMSLTAGHIYAFAGESGQGKTTLAQILLKRLIPDKGQVFLGDRELANLSQTAINHQVLYVSGQSYLLNQSIYANLRMACDWSKEDILAWMEQHQVLQFVHDLPEGLDTVVGDDGAFLSPGQRQQVICARAVLAKRSLYIFDEVTSSVDQDNEGLIYDLIRLVSASAIVIVITHKMKQVEATDQILFLAENQKAQVADNSILYQTNPAYRQLVDSQRELEDAIYG from the coding sequence ATGGCACAACAAGAAGAGCGAATTTCTCGCCAAAAACGAAAGGCCTTACTGGCTCGGCTCAAGGAAAGAATCAAGCCAAAGATGGGCTTGGTAGTATTGTCGGCTGTTTTAGCCTGGGCCCAATTCTTGATGCGGATTATTTCTTTTTACCTGATTGCCAGAGGTTTTGCGACCTATCTGGCAGGAGGTAAGCTAGATATTGTTGGTTTGTTGGCCTTGTTGCTAGGTTTGAATGCCTTTGGTTTTGGTATAGCCCTGCTTGCCAAGAATTTGCAGGGGCTTGCGTCGCAGTATGCAAGGGATTCGCTTAAGCAGTCCTTCTTTGAAGCTCTGCTGGCACAGGACGGGCAGTTTGAATCGCAGGCAACTGCTGCTGATGTGTTTACCATAGCTTCCCAAGGGATTGACAGTCTGGATACCTATTATTCTTATTACATGGCTTCCGCTCTGCGTACCTATTTTAACTGTACGACCGTTTTGCTTCTCGTTTTCTTCATTTTTCCCATGGGTGGTTTCATCTTTATCTTGGCCCTGCCCTTGATTCCTATTTCCATCATCGCCATGCAAAAGCGGTCTAAAAAGATCATGAATCGTTACTGGGCTTCCTATATGGATGTAGGCAACCTCTTTCTGGATGATCTCAAGGGTCTTAACACGCTTTATTCCTATCAGGCGGACGGTCTTTACGAGCAGTCCTTCAACCGGCAGGCAGAGGATTTTCGTGATGCGACCATGGAACTGTTGAGCTTTCAATTGCAGGCAGTTGGCTACATGGATGCAGTCATGTATCTAGGCATCGGTGTATCAGGTTTTGTCGCAGTGCAAGAATTGGCAGCGGGCAACTTATCACCTTTTAGCATGCTATTTTTTGTTTTGATTGCGACGGAGTTTTTTGCCCCAATTCGTGAGCAGGGCTATGGGATGCACTTGGTCATGATGAACACCAAGATGGCAGACCGCATTTTTGGTTTCTTGGACAAAATGATGAAAACAGATGAAGAGGCTAATCAGGAGCTGCCTGCTTTCAGCAAGATGGAGCTGGCAGATGTGACCTTTTCCTATGGTGAAAAACAGGTGCTGGACGGTATTTCTATGAGCCTGACAGCTGGGCATATCTATGCTTTTGCAGGAGAGTCTGGGCAAGGAAAGACGACCTTGGCTCAAATCCTGCTCAAACGCTTGATACCAGACAAGGGGCAGGTGTTCTTGGGTGACAGAGAGTTAGCTAATCTGTCGCAAACGGCTATCAATCATCAAGTCCTCTATGTATCAGGGCAGTCTTACCTGCTCAACCAATCCATCTATGCCAACCTTCGCATGGCCTGTGATTGGTCTAAGGAGGACATCTTAGCCTGGATGGAGCAGCACCAGGTCTTGCAGTTTGTCCATGATTTGCCAGAGGGCTTGGATACAGTTGTCGGTGATGATGGAGCCTTTTTGTCGCCCGGTCAACGCCAACAGGTGATTTGTGCCCGTGCAGTCTTGGCGAAGCGCTCGCTCTATATCTTTGATGAGGTAACATCGAGCGTGGATCAGGACAATGAGGGCTTGATTTATGATTTAATCCGCTTGGTGTCGGCTTCGGCGATTGTCATTGTGATTACCCACAAGATGAAGCAGGTAGAGGCGACAGATCAGATTCTTTTTCTGGCTGAAAATCAGAAAGCTCAGGTTGCTGACAACAGCATCCTCTATCAGACCAATCCAGCCTACCGTCAACTGGTAGATAGTCAAAGAGAATTGGAGGACGCGATTTATGGATAA
- a CDS encoding ABC transporter ATP-binding protein yields MDKERYPTGVLIPRLLRSMQHLLPRIGLAVFFAVMGQVTTVAIPVLLIHLAMRALAGETASILMLGIFILLALLRGIFRYGEHYFGHYVAFHTLAAYRRLIFAKLRALAPAKLDRQDSGSLLKMIGEDIEALEVFFAHTIAPICTGILVAGLLGLYFGLSSWILPVLALVTYAILAIWIPNQFAQQLQPLLKEQNSKRKAYVSYFIESLKSMKDLLQFQQTDCRFEQLSIKSKEVNQLECRVAQTNFMQYAVSFLVVGLSIMAFALTSLHLVESGQLSVGVGLSLVVAFSSSFAPFLELSRLPLGFKRAMNAGRNIFELLDEKEAEQSGQKLDIVVTDIAIKELDFDYDGREAGLYRKLSVDFHQPGIIGLIGSSGAGKSTLMKLIMRWYDWQSGEIALSGIDSRDIDKAHLQANFAYVPQVPQIFHQSIRENLLLGRTDISDEMILELADKCQMKERILESPQGLDTVVASANDFSAGEGQRLELMRALLKKADCYIFDEPTSNLDSLNEARFIQLVKEHCQGMVFLISHRASTMACADHLYRLEGGQLFKER; encoded by the coding sequence ATGGATAAGGAACGCTATCCGACGGGAGTTTTGATACCGCGGCTGCTCCGGTCAATGCAGCACCTCTTGCCGCGTATTGGACTGGCTGTCTTCTTCGCTGTTATGGGGCAGGTAACGACGGTAGCCATACCGGTTTTGCTCATTCATTTGGCCATGAGGGCCTTAGCTGGAGAAACGGCTTCGATTCTCATGCTGGGAATCTTCATTTTACTGGCCTTATTAAGAGGAATTTTTCGTTATGGCGAACATTACTTTGGACATTATGTAGCCTTTCATACCCTTGCGGCCTACCGCAGGCTTATCTTTGCTAAATTGCGGGCCTTAGCTCCCGCCAAATTAGATCGGCAGGACAGCGGAAGTCTTCTGAAAATGATAGGAGAAGATATTGAAGCTCTGGAAGTCTTTTTTGCCCATACCATTGCCCCAATCTGTACAGGGATTTTGGTGGCGGGGCTGCTAGGACTTTACTTCGGTTTGTCTTCTTGGATATTGCCAGTGCTTGCTCTGGTGACCTATGCCATCTTGGCTATCTGGATTCCCAATCAATTTGCCCAGCAGCTCCAGCCCCTACTTAAGGAGCAAAACAGCAAGCGCAAGGCCTATGTGTCCTATTTTATTGAAAGTTTAAAAAGCATGAAGGACTTACTGCAATTCCAACAAACTGACTGCCGTTTTGAGCAGCTGAGCATCAAATCAAAAGAGGTCAATCAGTTGGAGTGCCGAGTAGCCCAAACCAACTTCATGCAGTACGCGGTCAGTTTTTTGGTCGTTGGTTTGTCTATTATGGCTTTTGCCTTGACTAGTTTGCATTTGGTAGAAAGCGGTCAGCTATCGGTTGGAGTTGGACTTTCTCTGGTAGTCGCATTTTCTAGCTCCTTTGCTCCATTTTTGGAACTCAGTCGCCTGCCTCTTGGTTTTAAGCGGGCTATGAATGCCGGTCGCAATATTTTTGAACTCTTGGATGAGAAAGAGGCAGAACAAAGCGGTCAGAAACTGGACATCGTCGTCACGGATATTGCTATTAAAGAATTGGATTTTGACTATGATGGACGAGAAGCAGGCCTTTATCGTAAGCTGTCGGTTGATTTCCATCAGCCGGGAATTATTGGCTTGATCGGGTCTTCCGGTGCTGGCAAGTCAACCCTGATGAAATTGATTATGCGCTGGTATGACTGGCAATCAGGGGAAATAGCTCTTTCAGGAATAGATAGCCGCGACATTGACAAGGCTCACTTGCAAGCCAACTTTGCCTATGTTCCGCAGGTGCCGCAAATTTTCCATCAGAGCATTCGAGAAAACTTGCTTCTCGGACGAACAGATATTTCTGATGAGATGATTTTGGAATTGGCGGACAAGTGCCAAATGAAGGAACGGATTTTAGAAAGTCCGCAGGGCTTAGATACGGTGGTTGCTTCTGCCAATGATTTTTCAGCCGGTGAGGGTCAGCGCTTAGAATTGATGCGCGCCCTGCTCAAGAAGGCAGATTGCTACATCTTTGATGAGCCGACCAGCAATCTGGATTCGCTTAACGAAGCACGCTTTATCCAGCTGGTCAAAGAACACTGTCAGGGCATGGTCTTTCTGATTTCCCACCGTGCCTCAACCATGGCCTGTGCAGATCATCTCTATAGGCTAGAAGGTGGTCAACTGTTCAAGGAGAGATAA
- a CDS encoding ABC transporter permease → MKQIFQERRQVFLGSCLRYLRYVLNDHFVLVLLVLLGFVSLQYQQLLQHFPAQPWAVYLLLLVATSLLFFTGRIATYLEPADQVFLLAQEGVVLAWLKAASLRSFLIWGGFQLAGQLILLPLYLRLGLPLWGFIGLNLVLLVGKWFVFQQQVTTYLRDGKLDWDKAIAAESRRQQSILQFFSLFTKVKGITSGIKPRPYLNGLLNLVKKSPATTWDYLYVRAFVRSGDFFALTLRLLCLSLVSMLLVERSWLAVGLSLLFHYLLLFQLLTLFRVYNYQYLAGLYPLSSAQKLQGFKRVLRGLLYGLLALELVVGFLVLEEKMSLLALVGFGFLLNQFYLDIKSKKLID, encoded by the coding sequence ATGAAGCAAATCTTTCAGGAACGACGGCAGGTCTTTTTAGGGTCGTGTCTGCGTTATCTCCGCTATGTGTTAAACGATCACTTTGTCTTGGTTTTGTTGGTCCTGTTGGGGTTTGTATCCTTGCAATATCAGCAGCTCCTGCAACATTTTCCTGCCCAGCCTTGGGCAGTTTACCTCTTGCTTCTGGTAGCTACTAGTCTGCTTTTTTTCACAGGAAGAATTGCGACCTATTTGGAGCCTGCTGACCAAGTGTTTTTGTTGGCTCAAGAAGGCGTGGTGTTAGCTTGGTTAAAAGCGGCTTCTTTGCGCTCCTTTCTTATCTGGGGTGGCTTTCAACTGGCGGGTCAGCTGATTCTGCTTCCTCTTTATTTGAGGTTGGGTCTGCCCTTGTGGGGATTCATAGGCCTTAATCTGGTGTTGCTGGTTGGCAAGTGGTTCGTTTTTCAGCAGCAAGTGACAACTTATCTGCGGGATGGGAAGTTGGATTGGGATAAGGCTATTGCGGCAGAGAGTCGCAGGCAGCAGTCCATCCTACAATTCTTCTCTCTCTTTACCAAGGTCAAGGGAATTACGAGCGGTATCAAGCCAAGACCTTATCTAAATGGTCTGCTTAATCTGGTCAAAAAGAGTCCTGCGACCACTTGGGATTACCTCTATGTGCGAGCTTTTGTGCGGTCGGGAGATTTTTTTGCTTTGACCCTGCGCTTGCTCTGTCTTAGTCTTGTAAGTATGCTCCTTGTCGAAAGGAGCTGGTTGGCAGTTGGCCTGTCCCTTCTTTTTCACTACCTTCTGCTCTTTCAGCTCTTAACCCTTTTTCGAGTGTATAATTATCAGTATTTGGCAGGGCTTTATCCTTTGTCTTCAGCTCAAAAATTGCAGGGCTTTAAACGGGTTCTGAGGGGGCTGCTCTATGGACTCCTTGCCTTAGAACTTGTGGTTGGTTTCTTGGTTCTAGAGGAAAAAATGAGCCTATTAGCCCTAGTTGGTTTTGGGTTCTTGCTCAATCAATTTTACTTGGATATAAAATCAAAGAAATTGATTGACTAA
- a CDS encoding chemotaxis protein, translating into MKLSNLIAAGTAATLAYLAVKNRDKIAQSIEDNLEQVQGIQANLSNIQDQLAIIQSYKEPLQEMATDFQYKLRVYQQSIAGNLAQIQAIQEKYQEETSSNP; encoded by the coding sequence ATGAAACTCAGTAACCTTATCGCAGCAGGTACTGCTGCTACCTTGGCCTATCTAGCTGTCAAGAACCGAGATAAAATCGCTCAGTCCATCGAAGACAATCTGGAACAGGTCCAAGGGATTCAAGCAAACCTCAGCAACATCCAAGACCAACTGGCTATCATCCAAAGCTACAAAGAGCCTCTGCAAGAAATGGCTACCGATTTCCAATACAAACTGCGCGTCTACCAGCAAAGCATCGCTGGAAATTTAGCCCAAATCCAGGCCATTCAGGAAAAATATCAAGAAGAAACCTCGTCTAATCCCTAG
- the trmB gene encoding tRNA (guanosine(46)-N7)-methyltransferase TrmB — translation MRVRNRKGASELLANNPQYVISNLEECKGKWSQIFGNDHPIHVEVGSGKGRFITGMAAQHPEVNYIGIDIQMTVLSYALDRVLEAGLPNIKLLQVDGSSLSNYFSEAEIDRLYLNFSDPWPKKRHEKRRLTYKTFLDTYKEILPEKGEIHFKTDNRGLFEYSLASFSQYGMILKQVWLDLHASDFEGNIMTEYEEKFSSKGQVIYRVEAQFQ, via the coding sequence ATGAGAGTTAGAAATCGTAAGGGAGCCAGCGAACTCCTAGCCAATAATCCTCAGTATGTCATCTCTAATCTGGAGGAGTGCAAGGGGAAATGGTCGCAAATTTTTGGGAATGATCATCCCATCCATGTCGAAGTTGGATCGGGTAAGGGGCGCTTTATCACAGGGATGGCTGCCCAGCATCCGGAAGTTAACTACATCGGCATCGATATTCAGATGACAGTTTTAAGCTATGCTTTGGACCGAGTGCTTGAGGCGGGCTTGCCTAATATCAAACTGCTTCAGGTTGATGGTTCTAGTCTGAGCAATTATTTCTCAGAGGCTGAGATTGATCGTCTGTATTTGAATTTTTCAGATCCATGGCCCAAGAAGCGCCATGAGAAACGTCGGCTGACTTACAAGACCTTCTTGGATACCTACAAGGAGATTTTGCCAGAAAAAGGTGAAATTCACTTTAAGACGGATAATCGTGGGCTCTTTGAATACAGTCTGGCCAGTTTTTCCCAGTATGGGATGATTCTGAAGCAGGTCTGGTTGGATTTGCATGCTAGCGACTTTGAAGGCAATATCATGACCGAGTATGAGGAGAAGTTTTCTAGCAAGGGTCAGGTTATCTATCGGGTTGAGGCTCAGTTTCAATAA
- a CDS encoding MptD family putative ECF transporter S component has protein sequence MNLKVKDIMVTGAFSALYFLCVGLGTLIGVFFDKSGNMMYAPAFAALLAGPVYMLLIAKVGKFGAISLVGAVMAGFFFLSGYMTASFLPSLLFGLLGDGLARLGSYKSKVYNLASYVLFSFGNLGPILLMWFMRDAYEAALVARGKSAEYIARVLLDFNLGNVLWLSATIVTAAVISGLLGQHLVKKYFDKSGLLA, from the coding sequence ATGAATTTAAAAGTAAAAGATATTATGGTAACGGGAGCCTTTTCTGCCCTTTATTTCCTCTGTGTAGGTCTTGGAACCTTGATTGGAGTTTTCTTTGATAAGTCGGGCAATATGATGTACGCACCAGCCTTTGCAGCGCTCCTAGCAGGCCCGGTCTATATGCTTTTGATTGCTAAGGTCGGAAAATTTGGAGCTATCAGTCTGGTTGGGGCTGTCATGGCAGGATTTTTCTTCCTGTCAGGCTATATGACGGCTTCTTTTCTGCCGAGTCTGCTCTTTGGATTGCTTGGAGATGGGCTGGCTAGACTGGGTTCTTATAAGAGCAAGGTCTACAATTTGGCCAGCTATGTGCTGTTTTCCTTTGGAAATTTAGGGCCTATCCTTCTCATGTGGTTTATGAGAGATGCTTACGAGGCCGCTCTTGTGGCTCGTGGAAAGTCTGCAGAGTACATCGCTCGGGTTCTTTTAGATTTCAATCTGGGCAATGTCCTCTGGCTGTCTGCAACCATCGTAACAGCCGCTGTGATCAGCGGGCTTCTGGGACAGCATCTGGTTAAGAAATATTTCGATAAGTCAGGTCTGCTGGCATGA
- a CDS encoding ABC transporter ATP-binding protein — MLEIKKLTGGYANIPVLKGVSFEVADGELVGLIGLNGAGKSTTIKEIIGLLTPYQGEISIDGKTLTQDREGYRRKIGFIPETPSLYEELTLKEHLEVVAMAYELDWERAFERAERLLGLFRLKEKLDWYPVHFSKGMKQKVMIICAFMVEPSLLIVDEPFLGLDPVAIADLIALLEEEKARGTSILMSTHVLDSAEKMCDRFVILHQGQVRAEGDLASLQQAFGQEGASLNDIYLALTKEGERA; from the coding sequence ATGCTAGAAATAAAAAAACTGACAGGGGGCTATGCGAATATCCCTGTCCTAAAAGGTGTTTCTTTTGAGGTGGCTGACGGAGAATTGGTCGGTCTGATCGGTCTGAATGGTGCAGGAAAATCAACGACTATCAAGGAAATTATTGGTCTTTTGACCCCCTATCAGGGAGAAATTAGCATTGACGGGAAGACCTTGACTCAGGATAGGGAGGGATACCGACGAAAGATCGGTTTTATCCCTGAAACTCCTAGTTTGTATGAAGAATTGACTCTCAAGGAGCATTTGGAAGTGGTGGCTATGGCCTATGAGCTGGACTGGGAGCGGGCCTTTGAGCGTGCAGAACGTCTTCTTGGTCTGTTTCGACTCAAGGAAAAATTAGACTGGTACCCGGTTCATTTTTCTAAGGGAATGAAGCAGAAGGTCATGATTATCTGCGCTTTTATGGTAGAGCCTAGTCTTTTGATTGTGGATGAGCCTTTTTTGGGGCTGGATCCCGTAGCGATTGCAGATTTGATTGCTCTTTTGGAGGAAGAAAAGGCGCGTGGAACCTCTATTCTTATGTCCACCCATGTGCTTGATTCGGCTGAAAAAATGTGTGATCGCTTTGTCATTTTGCATCAGGGACAGGTGCGGGCAGAGGGAGATTTGGCTAGTTTGCAGCAGGCCTTCGGTCAAGAAGGGGCTAGTCTTAATGACATTTATTTAGCCTTGACCAAAGAAGGAGAACGGGCATGA